The Brassica napus cultivar Da-Ae chromosome C7, Da-Ae, whole genome shotgun sequence genomic interval CATCTTGTAGCTCTCTTCCGAACCACCACGCAACTCAGAAATAGCTAGATTTTTCCCTCTCAAGGCTGTCGAGTAGGATATTGTTACAccaagttttaattttataagatCCATGATATCTCTCGGAACAGGAGTATTTAGTTTTCCAGGATATTCCTCATTCAGAAAAGTTGCAACTAATTCTGCTGAGCCTTTCCTCTTGATGTTGCTGCTTTTACTTTGATTAGACCAAGAGCATGTATGCACACCCGTGTACCTCCTAACTGAAAAAATTTCAGTCTCTGAAATCTTTGCAGCTCGTAAACTCCACTTACAAGTTGCTTCACAACATTTTAACACCAATCGTCTCCGGTCAGACTTTTTGATAACATAACGAAAGCATTCACCAAATGCAGCTCTATCGACCACCTCTTGAAGTGCTTTCTTACTTGGAAACTCCTGCAGCTTATACAGACCCAAACCGTCTTCCCAAGCCTCTATAACCTGACTACCTTTTTTTATAGGTGGCTGCTCAACATACTTATCTGCAGCCATACCCGTCTCACATGCGGTGTTCGTCTCAGTTGCGGTGTCCGTCTCAGCTGCTGTGTCCGTTTCAGCTGCTGTGTCTATTTCAGCTGCGGTGTCTGTCTCTGCTGCAGTGTCTGTCTCTGCTGCAGTGTATGTCTCTGCTGCAGTGTCTGTCTCCGCTGCGGTGTCCGTATCCATAAAATCATTCTCTGCATCTATCGGATCCTTCTGTTGATTTGCTTGACCATTTTCTACATACAGAGTTATGGCCTTCAGTCCAATTTCATCATAAACATCATCATTTCCCTGCAACACTTCGTAGTTCATACCAAACGAACTTATGCCCACTCTCAACAACTTCTCTAACTGATCTGATCTACTCGTCTCCTCCACTAACAAAAGAGATCTACGGTTGTCTTTATCAACGGTTGTTAGGAAACCAAACAGATAATCATCATCACGAATAATTTGCTGTTCTTCAGATCCATACACCATCGGCATGCACTTCAATGCCAGTTTTACCTTACTTTCATCCAACGCAAGCTTTTTATACAACTTTTCTTCTAGCATTGCCAAACTTATATCCTCCACTGTTGTCTTCAAGGTTACACAAGAGATATCCCCTTTGAATTTGAAATAGACGCTCACATATTCATCATTGTATCCTgcaagaacaaaataaaaaagttttagttataCCCGTAGTTCTTAATTCTACCGACTTGTCAACAGTTTTACCAAGTTTTACCTACTCTACAACAATTATCAGTTCTACTTGTTATACCTAGTTATACAAATTAATGCTTAATGCTTAAATAAGAATTCAAATGTATGTACGATTGATTGATCAGAGAGATCTCCGTGCAAAGCTACTCACAATAAAGACAATTCACGCACCCCAATGCATAacaatttcatatataaatcaaCCAAATCATCCCAGAATCAATATTGTTTCAACACTTTCAAttacaaaccctaaatcaaattTCTATCTTGCAGCTCGCTAAGGAGAGAATAACTAACCTTCATTACGACCTATCCGAAAGAATGCTAGCCGGTGGAAACGTTGCGGTCCGACGGCGTCGCCGGAGTAGCTATTGACATCGACAACAGAGTTGCTGTGAGGGAGCTGCGAAATAGAGACAATAACGAGCTTCTCGGGTGGGAACTGTAGAGGAGAGGAGCTTTCCTCCTCGAGCTGCgggattttattttcttttaattttaattttttttccagaattCCAATTGAATTGATTTGGTTTCAATTGAATTGAATTAATGAAACCCAGAACGAAACCCACACCAAACCCAGACCGAAATGCCCCCcaaatttgaattttctttttctttttttttttaatttttttccactTTCCAAGGGCATTCCCGTCATTTCACGCCCACTTAATGAAAAATGGGCATAGGCGATTATGGAGCCCATAGGAGATTCTGCTTTGTGCTGTTGGGGGCACCAGAGGTGATGACTCGTTTTAAATTGACACAAATTAGATCTCCAAATACATTGAGAGGGTTTGCTAAAACGAGTTGGACGATTCGGTTTTGAGGGATTGGTTCGTTTGGTTAGTATGGTTACACGGTTAGACGATTCGGTTCAATTGATTTGCCCATACAAACGAGTTGGGTCGGGGCGGATGGGTTATACCCTGGTACAACTTGTAATTACTTCAACTATTCCCAGGGTTTTATGTCATTTCCGTATTTTCCgaattaaagaaaaattatttatttttctgtttattaGAGTGTATAATAGAGATTGGATTATCACATTTGGGGGGCACCAGAGGTGATTTCTCCATTCAAGCCAAGACCCAGCCGCAACAGCATCAGAGGACCAAACCCGAAAACGTTGATAAAGCGGGTCCCAAATCGGTACCTTGCTCACCGCAGAGCTCTAAATCTGCTTTAATAGGTCGAATCGACCCTCGTCGGATCTTATCTCCGGGTCGGGTTTCTCCCATAGATTCAGATCTCACCATCAACACAATGCAAGAAGAGACtactcatgaagaagaagaagaagaagtggttGTAGATTCGTTACCAAATCTTCGTTCAGAGAGTTTCCGAGAACCTTAGATCGAGAGAACTGTCTCAGATCCGGGTCCGGGGTACGACGCTAGGGTGAGTCTGAATGGCAGAAACGGTGGATTTTTGGGGCTGCAGATGAGCTCGGAGGTTCTGTCAGCTAACTCGGATGTGTTCGCGGGTTTGATTGCTCAGAAGTCTCCAGGTTTGACATGCAGGATGGAAGTCTCTGATGTGGAGAATCTTGGCGTTTTTAAGGAAACTGTGGAACTCATGTTTGAGGAAAGTAATGGCATTATCAAGAAGCTCATGAAAATGGGTGTTTACAGAGCCATTGATGTACTCGAGGTTTGGAAAACTGTTCTTCCTTCTTCCTTTTGGCTCTTGGAGTTTGATGGGTTTTGTTGCTGTTATTACATTTGCTTGAACTGCCTTATCTTAGTTATCTACATTTGCTTGCCTGTAGAAAAACACTGCATTTTCGCCTTGGATTCAAACCTCACACATCTTTGGCTAAACCCTTGAGCCTCAAATTGCTCCTAAAAGCATATATTTGAAGGAATCTACAATTTGT includes:
- the LOC125590415 gene encoding uncharacterized protein LOC125590415 produces the protein MGETRPGDKIRRGSIRPIKADLELCGEQGYNDEYVSVYFKFKGDISCVTLKTTVEDISLAMLEEKLYKKLALDESKVKLALKCMPMVYGSEEQQIIRDDDYLFGFLTTVDKDNRRSLLLVEETSRSDQLEKLLRVGISSFGMNYEVLQGNDDVYDEIGLKAITLYVENGQANQQKDPIDAENDFMDTDTAAETDTAAETYTAAETDTAAETDTAAEIDTAAETDTAAETDTATETNTACETGMAADKYVEQPPIKKGSQVIEAWEDGLGLYKLQEFPSKKALQEVVDRAAFGECFRYVIKKSDRRRLVLKCCEATCKWSLRAAKISETEIFSVRRYTGVHTCSWSNQSKSSNIKRKGSAELVATFLNEEYPGKLNTPVPRDIMDLIKLKLGVTISYSTALRGKNLAISELRGGSEESYKMLCSYLYMLEHVNPGTKTGVKLDEANKFKYLFVALGACIEGFAAMRKVIVVDATFLKNGYGGVLVFAKAQDPNHHHYPLAFGVLDGENNASWTWFFEMLKTAIPDSSELVFMSDRNQSLIAAVANVFPQYHHGHCIWHLSQNVRGHACNTTKAVVAWRFMELARCYTVAEFESAYASFKVRFPPAYKYLEEHTDKRTWARVYFPGVRYNLDTSNSVESMNSVFRDARRYALIPLLDTIIKKFSDWFNEHRKDSVAGSIDTKLVPLVEIHLHNLWSTAEKTPVRELNSYELEYEVTDNENGKNYVVNLIEKSCSCKVYDYKKYPCLHGRAAYLYFLEVEAAPCHRHDVKIEYHELCSKYYWTELWALVCESLGEYQLIKEMPHLLGV